The DNA window TTGCTCGAACGGCTTGCTGTCACCTTCGCGGGTCGGTACTTTACTGCATTGGAAGAGTTCGAGTCGTCCGCTCGGCCAACTGCTCCGTGGGTCGTCGCATTCGAAGCGTCCAACCGTCGTCGCCCGATCATTCTGCAGCACTTGCTCTTGGGGATGAACGCGCATATCAATTTTGATCTGGCGATTGCATCCGCCGCAACGTCGCCGTCGGTCGATATTCTCACATTGAAAGCCGACTTCATGAAGGTCAATGATATTCTCGCCACGCAAGTCCCTCAGGTATTGAAATCCATGAGCAAGTGTTCGCCGCTCATCGGTCTCGTGACCGTATTCTATAAGCATACCGAAGAGAAAGTCGCTCATTTCAGCATGGACATCGCCCGTGCATTCAGTTGGCTGACAGCCGAGGATCTTGCCGTAGCAGACCAAGCTCGCTACGCAACGCTCCTGCAGACAAGCACTACAAATAGCACGCAACTGGGCCGCAAACTTCGGAGCCCGAAATTTCTCGTCCGCACACTCTTCGCCATCATTGCGCTGCTCGAGTCGAACAATGTCCGGCGTAACATTGGGTATCTCGCAGGCAGCAGTGCAAAATAGCTCTCAAAAGTCAGAACTACATCCCGTTGTCTGTGTGTTGATTCATTGGATGTTGATACATCCAATAGCTTGCCGGGCTCCTTTGAAGTGTGTTGGGAGAGTTTGGACCACAATGTATTCGCTCGCATGACCAAGACTGTATCGTTCGTTACCGCTGCTATTGCAGCCGTCGCACTTGCGACCTACATCGCACTACCTTCAGCCGACACCATTCAGGCTACGCCCCATCACGTTGTGATCAATGCAGATTCGACCGGACTGACATGGGAGAAAATGTCCCATAAACAGCGGAAAGAGTATATGCATGAGGTCGTGATGCCGCAGATGCGCGATGTATTCAGGAAATTTGACTCGACCGAATTCGGCGAAGTGAAGTGCATGTTGTGTCATGGCGACGGCGTCAAAGACCAGAGCTTCAAAATGCCGAACCCGAAGCTTCCGAAGCTGCCCAAGACACCGGAAGGATGGAAGGCGCTCAACGAGAAAAAGCCCAAATGTATGAAGTTTATGTCCGAGACCGTGAAGCCGCAGATGGCACAGCTCCTCGGGATGAAGCCGTTCGACCCTAAGACCGGAAAGGGCTTCGGCTGCATGGATTGTCATACTGGCGAGTGATCGCCGTGTGACTCATGATGATGATGAAAGAACATCCCCGCAAGGGGATGTTCTCTTTTGGGGGTATTCGGTAGGAAATTCTATTCTTCGTTGGGGAGAAAGAACGACTCGCTCGATACCATATATTCGACCGGAGGATATGGAAAGCGCATGATCGTTTCTACCAATCGCTCGAAGTGGTCTGGGCGACCGAGGAAATCGAAGTGATCGCAACTGGCAACGATGAGCCGGCTGTCGCGATAATGGAAAAAGAAATCGTTGTAGGCTGTTACCAGCTCTTCGAGGTATTCCCGATTGATCCCCTGCTCATAACTGCGGCTGCGTTTACGGATGTTCTGCTGCAGCAAGCTTACGCTTCCTTGAAGGTAGATGACGACATCCGGAGTCGGCAGCGTCTTGTTGAGCGCATGTGCGACCTCGTCATAGAGTTTGAGCTCGTCCCGGTTCAAATTGACCTCCGCAAAGATGCGATCCTTCGCGAAGAGATAATCGCAAACGACATTTTCGTAAAAGAGATCGGTGTGCGTCATCTCCTGATGCTGCCGATAGCGCGAAAGCAGGAAAAACAACTGTGTTTGAAACGCGGAGCCCCTGCGGTCGCGGTAGAACTTCTCGAGGAATGGATTTTCTTCGTAGCGTTCGAGGATAAGCTGCGCCCGGAATCGCTCGGCGAGCAGCTCGGAGAGCGTCGTCTTACCGACCCCGATCGGTCCTTCGACGGCGATATAGCGCGGCTGCGGCGAATCGAACTTCGTCGAGCGGCTCATTGCATACTGCTGGTCGTTGGTAACTGCGATCTTCTCCACGCGGCGGTGCACTCCGTCGTTAGTCGGTACTCGAATATACGTGAACGCCGCCCCCTGTCCCACCTAATTCTCCAAGTGACTGGGCCATCGTCTTCTTGAGGACCGGGTGGACTAAGTCCGGGGCGATCTCGGCAAGCGGCACAAGCACGAACGCCCGACGCAACATTTCCGGGTGCGGGACGGTCAGCGTTTCGCTCAGGATAACCTCGTCATCGAACAGTAGCAAGTCGAAGTCGATCTCTCGCTCGTGCCAGCGTTCGCGGTGCTGACGGCCGAGATGACGTTCGAGCCCTTTGAGCGCTGTGTGGAGTTCGGTCGCACTCAGATCGGTCTCAAGCCGAACGGCAGCATTCAGGAAGTCGGATTGCTCCGTGTATCCCATCGGGGTGGTCTCATAGATCTCACTTTCGGCCGCAATCGAACCGATCATCGAAAGTGCTTCGATAGCCGCTCGCATTCGTTCGAACCGTGGTTCGATGTTCGTCCCAATGCCAATATATGCGTGATGCATAGAGGGGTGGAAAAGGAGAGACTATGGTAAAGTCATTCGTACGCTGACGCTCTCAAGTTCATGCGGCATCGGAGGTTGCAGTTTCCGAACTTCTACCGTCACACTCTGCACCTCGGGATGCAATTCCATAACCTCGCGGCAGAGGTCATGCGCAAATGCCTCCAAGACAGTATAATGTTTTTGCGATGACACCAGATGGACACATTCTGCCAGGCTGACATAATCGATCGTGTCTTCGAGCGAGTCGCTCGTTGCCGCTC is part of the Bacteroidota bacterium genome and encodes:
- a CDS encoding deoxynucleoside kinase; amino-acid sequence: MSRSTKFDSPQPRYIAVEGPIGVGKTTLSELLAERFRAQLILERYEENPFLEKFYRDRRGSAFQTQLFFLLSRYRQHQEMTHTDLFYENVVCDYLFAKDRIFAEVNLNRDELKLYDEVAHALNKTLPTPDVVIYLQGSVSLLQQNIRKRSRSYEQGINREYLEELVTAYNDFFFHYRDSRLIVASCDHFDFLGRPDHFERLVETIMRFPYPPVEYMVSSESFFLPNEE
- the folB gene encoding dihydroneopterin aldolase, giving the protein MSDRNTIRIALNTLKLFAYHGAYAEERERGNHFEIDLAVEIPVPRAATSDSLEDTIDYVSLAECVHLVSSQKHYTVLEAFAHDLCREVMELHPEVQSVTVEVRKLQPPMPHELESVSVRMTLP
- the folK gene encoding 2-amino-4-hydroxy-6-hydroxymethyldihydropteridine diphosphokinase, which translates into the protein MHHAYIGIGTNIEPRFERMRAAIEALSMIGSIAAESEIYETTPMGYTEQSDFLNAAVRLETDLSATELHTALKGLERHLGRQHRERWHEREIDFDLLLFDDEVILSETLTVPHPEMLRRAFVLVPLAEIAPDLVHPVLKKTMAQSLGELGGTGGGVHVYSSTD